Proteins from a genomic interval of Caulobacter rhizosphaerae:
- a CDS encoding cache domain-containing protein — MAGPLASDDASLRPERILELSERLSAVAGEKIGEIAYVNRSAKMLAINALIVAARAGEAGRGFAIVAEEFKTISTQIDVVAAALESQVRADLDELTAIGGAILGHLRGQRLVDLALNAIEIIDRNLYERTCDVRWWATDSAVVDCVAAPSREAATYASQRLKVILDAYTVYLDLWIADPSGRVIASGRPDRYPAARNTSVADAPWFRDALRTKSGDDFTVCDIQRVKALNDAPVATYATAIREGGQANGRVLGVLGVHFDWKPQAQAVVDGVRLTDEERTRSRVLLLDQNHRVLASSDGKGVLEETFQLDTSGGDMASYADGARTIGYALTPGYETYRGLGWYGCLVQTAEAEQPATTFRPGVKAA; from the coding sequence ATGGCAGGACCTTTGGCGAGCGACGACGCCAGCCTCCGCCCAGAACGCATCCTGGAGCTCAGCGAGCGCCTCAGCGCCGTGGCCGGCGAGAAGATCGGCGAGATCGCCTATGTCAACCGCTCGGCCAAGATGCTGGCGATCAACGCCCTGATCGTCGCCGCCCGGGCCGGCGAGGCGGGGCGCGGCTTCGCGATCGTCGCCGAGGAGTTCAAGACCATCTCCACCCAGATCGATGTGGTGGCCGCCGCCCTGGAGAGCCAGGTGCGGGCCGACCTCGACGAGCTGACCGCGATCGGCGGGGCGATCCTGGGCCATCTGCGCGGCCAGCGCCTGGTCGACCTGGCCCTGAACGCCATCGAGATCATCGACCGCAACCTCTATGAGCGCACCTGCGACGTGCGCTGGTGGGCCACCGACAGCGCGGTGGTCGACTGCGTGGCGGCGCCGTCGCGCGAGGCTGCCACCTACGCCAGCCAGCGGCTGAAGGTGATCCTCGACGCCTACACCGTCTATCTGGACCTGTGGATCGCCGACCCGTCGGGCCGGGTGATCGCCAGCGGCCGCCCCGACCGCTATCCGGCCGCCCGCAACACCTCGGTGGCCGACGCTCCCTGGTTCCGCGACGCCCTGCGCACCAAGTCGGGCGACGACTTCACGGTCTGCGACATCCAGCGGGTCAAGGCCCTGAACGACGCCCCGGTCGCCACCTACGCCACGGCCATCCGCGAGGGCGGCCAGGCCAACGGGCGAGTGCTGGGCGTGCTGGGCGTGCATTTCGACTGGAAGCCCCAGGCCCAGGCGGTGGTCGACGGCGTGCGCCTGACCGACGAGGAAAGGACCCGCTCGCGGGTGCTGCTGCTGGACCAGAACCACAGGGTGCTGGCCAGTTCGGACGGTAAGGGCGTGCTGGAGGAGACCTTCCAACTCGACACCTCGGGCGGCGACATGGCCAGCTACGCCGACGGAGCCCGCACCATCGGCTACGCCCTGACGCCGGGTTACGAGACCTATCGGGGCCTGGGCT
- a CDS encoding pectate lyase, whose protein sequence is MIRTTAVLAAALAAAAPLAQAAPREVLAFPGAEGAGRLAAGGRGGTVIKVTNLKDSGPGSLRAAVEAEGPRTVVFDVAGTIPLKRELKIANGRITLAGQTAPGGGITLRDHTLVVAADDVVIRFIRSRLGDESRTEGDAIWINSGRRIILDHVSASWSVDETLSASARYDAPGQGFYDLTVQWSIIAESLRHSIHAKGDHGYGSLIRGGNGSKISFHHNLWANHLARMPRPGNYEGPDKDPVGAFFEFRSNVFYNWGKGHAGYDADKAALAAYSFIDNAYVMGPDSEKPVAFNESNSLAKAFFAGNSMNGVAPADPWSLVSGLQAPGYRQAAPIAVAPVKADPAASAYEQVLAHAGASVFRDSVDARIVAGVRDRTGRLIDSQAQVGGWPALPPGVAAVDTDGDGMPDAWEKAHGLNPRKADGALDRDSDGWTNLEDYLAEAARRRG, encoded by the coding sequence ATGATCCGCACCACCGCCGTCCTGGCCGCCGCCTTGGCCGCCGCCGCGCCCCTGGCCCAGGCCGCCCCGCGCGAGGTCCTGGCCTTTCCCGGGGCCGAGGGCGCGGGCCGCCTGGCCGCGGGCGGGCGCGGCGGAACGGTGATCAAGGTGACGAACCTCAAGGACTCCGGCCCGGGCTCGCTGCGCGCCGCCGTCGAGGCCGAGGGCCCGCGCACGGTCGTGTTCGACGTGGCCGGCACGATCCCACTGAAGCGCGAGCTGAAGATCGCCAACGGCCGGATCACCCTCGCCGGCCAGACCGCCCCGGGCGGCGGGATCACCCTGCGCGACCATACCCTGGTGGTGGCCGCCGACGACGTGGTCATCCGCTTCATCCGCTCGCGCCTGGGCGACGAGAGCAGGACCGAGGGCGACGCGATCTGGATCAATTCCGGCCGACGGATCATCCTCGACCACGTCTCGGCCAGTTGGTCGGTGGACGAGACCCTGTCGGCCAGCGCCCGCTACGACGCGCCAGGCCAGGGGTTCTACGATCTGACCGTTCAGTGGTCGATCATCGCCGAGAGCCTGCGCCATTCGATCCACGCCAAGGGCGACCACGGCTATGGCAGCCTGATCCGCGGCGGGAACGGCTCGAAGATCAGCTTCCACCACAACCTGTGGGCCAACCACTTGGCCCGCATGCCCCGCCCAGGCAACTATGAAGGGCCGGACAAGGACCCGGTCGGGGCCTTCTTCGAGTTCCGCTCCAACGTCTTCTACAACTGGGGCAAGGGCCACGCCGGCTACGACGCCGACAAGGCGGCCCTGGCGGCCTACAGCTTCATCGACAACGCTTATGTCATGGGCCCCGACAGCGAAAAGCCCGTCGCCTTCAACGAAAGCAACAGCCTGGCCAAGGCGTTCTTCGCCGGCAACAGCATGAACGGCGTCGCGCCCGCCGATCCGTGGAGCCTGGTCAGCGGGCTGCAGGCGCCGGGCTATCGTCAGGCCGCGCCGATCGCGGTGGCGCCGGTCAAGGCCGATCCAGCGGCTTCGGCCTATGAGCAGGTGCTGGCCCACGCCGGGGCCAGCGTGTTCCGCGACAGCGTCGACGCCCGGATCGTGGCCGGGGTGCGCGACCGCACCGGCCGGCTGATCGACAGCCAGGCCCAGGTCGGCGGCTGGCCGGCCCTGCCGCCGGGCGTCGCGGCGGTCGACACCGATGGCGACGGCATGCCCGACGCCTGGGAAAAGGCCCACGGCCTGAACCCGCGCAAGGCCGACGGCGCGCTGGACCGCGACAGCGACGGCTGGACCAATCTGGAGGACTATCTGGCCGAGGCGGCCCGGCGGCGGGGGTAG
- a CDS encoding YciI family protein produces the protein MLYMLLCYNNETEVLGWTPEQDAAVMGRLSVVHDRLVAEGKMGPSGRLQGTTAAKTLVKTEAPFVVDGPYAETKEQFLGFYTLDVADMDEALDIARELGVANPGGAYEVRPMRLYLPGAIAAA, from the coding sequence ATGCTGTACATGCTGCTGTGCTATAACAACGAGACCGAGGTCCTGGGTTGGACCCCGGAACAGGACGCCGCGGTCATGGGTCGGCTGTCGGTCGTCCATGATCGCCTGGTCGCCGAGGGCAAGATGGGACCGTCGGGCCGGCTGCAGGGCACCACGGCCGCCAAGACCCTGGTCAAGACCGAGGCTCCCTTCGTGGTCGACGGCCCCTATGCCGAGACCAAGGAGCAGTTCCTGGGCTTCTACACGCTGGACGTCGCCGACATGGATGAGGCCCTCGACATCGCCCGCGAACTGGGCGTGGCCAATCCCGGCGGCGCCTACGAGGTGCGGCCGATGCGGCTGTACCTGCCGGGCGCGATCGCGGCGGCGTAA
- the aroC gene encoding chorismate synthase produces MSHNTFGHLFRVTTWGESHGPALGCVVDGVPPGIALTAEVIQAFLDKRRPGQGKFVTQRQEPDAVRILSGVFEDERSDGQRTTGTPISLMIDNTDQRSKDYGEIAQAFRPGHADYPYFAKYGVRDYRGGGRSSARETAARVAAGAVARLVIPGVTVRAALVQIGPHVIDRGNWDWDQVEQNPYWSPDAAIIPVWEEHLEKVRKAGSSTGAVVEVEAVGVPAGWGAPLYGKLDAELAAALMSINAAKGVEIGEGFASAALSGEDNADQMRMGDDGPVFLSNHAGGVLGGLSTGQPVVARVAFKPTSSILTPRESVNEAGEEVDLRTKGRHDPCVGIRGVPVVEAMTACVLADAFLRHRAQTGGGAFVPGGQGRKG; encoded by the coding sequence ATGTCGCACAACACCTTCGGCCACCTGTTCCGCGTCACCACCTGGGGCGAAAGCCACGGCCCGGCCCTGGGCTGCGTGGTCGATGGCGTTCCGCCCGGCATCGCCCTCACCGCCGAGGTCATCCAGGCCTTCCTCGACAAGCGCCGGCCGGGGCAGGGCAAGTTCGTCACCCAGCGCCAGGAGCCGGACGCCGTGCGCATCCTGTCGGGGGTGTTCGAGGACGAACGCAGCGACGGCCAGCGCACCACCGGCACGCCGATCAGCCTGATGATCGACAACACCGACCAGCGCTCCAAGGACTATGGCGAGATCGCCCAGGCCTTCCGGCCGGGCCATGCCGACTATCCCTATTTCGCCAAGTACGGCGTGCGCGACTATCGCGGTGGCGGGCGCAGCTCGGCGCGCGAGACCGCCGCGCGGGTGGCGGCCGGCGCGGTCGCCCGGCTGGTGATCCCCGGGGTCACGGTGCGCGCGGCCTTGGTCCAGATCGGCCCGCACGTCATCGACCGCGGCAACTGGGACTGGGACCAGGTCGAGCAGAACCCCTACTGGTCGCCGGACGCCGCGATCATTCCGGTGTGGGAAGAGCACCTGGAAAAGGTCCGCAAGGCGGGGTCCTCGACCGGCGCCGTCGTCGAGGTCGAGGCCGTGGGTGTGCCGGCCGGCTGGGGCGCGCCGCTGTATGGCAAGCTGGACGCCGAGCTGGCGGCGGCCCTGATGTCGATCAACGCCGCCAAGGGCGTTGAGATCGGCGAGGGCTTCGCCAGCGCGGCCCTGTCGGGCGAGGACAACGCCGACCAGATGCGGATGGGCGATGACGGCCCGGTGTTCCTCAGCAACCACGCCGGCGGCGTGCTGGGCGGCCTGTCGACCGGCCAGCCGGTGGTGGCCCGCGTGGCCTTCAAGCCGACCTCCTCGATCCTGACCCCGCGCGAGAGCGTCAACGAGGCCGGCGAAGAGGTCGACCTGCGCACCAAAGGCCGCCACGACCCTTGCGTGGGCATCCGCGGCGTGCCGGTGGTCGAGGCCATGACCGCCTGCGTCCTGGCCGACGCCTTCCTGCGCCACCGCGCCCAGACCGGCGGCGGCGCGTTCGTTCCGGGCGGTCAGGGCCGGAAGGGCTGA
- a CDS encoding 6-pyruvoyl trahydropterin synthase family protein, producing MKPVFEITKAAHFDAAHYIEQGPADHRYRKLHGHSFKVEASVKGAMQDAGWVADLDGLDAALKAVAAELDHGLLNDRPGLESPTLERICLYFAERLTPQFPGLSRVVISRPTIGESCALAL from the coding sequence ATGAAGCCCGTCTTCGAGATCACGAAGGCCGCGCATTTCGACGCGGCCCACTATATCGAGCAAGGTCCCGCCGACCATCGCTACCGCAAGCTGCACGGCCACTCGTTCAAGGTCGAGGCCAGCGTCAAGGGCGCCATGCAGGACGCCGGCTGGGTCGCCGACCTCGACGGCCTGGACGCCGCCCTGAAGGCCGTCGCCGCCGAGCTGGATCATGGCCTGCTCAACGACCGCCCCGGCCTGGAGAGTCCGACCCTGGAGCGGATCTGCCTCTATTTCGCCGAGCGCCTGACGCCGCAGTTCCCCGGCCTGTCGCGCGTGGTGATCTCGCGCCCGACCATCGGCGAAAGCTGCGCCCTGGCGCTGTAG
- the queE gene encoding 7-carboxy-7-deazaguanine synthase encodes MTYTVKEIFLTLQGEGGQAGKAAVFCRFSGCNLWNGREQDRHKAVCTFCDTDFVGTDGEGGGKFATADALADAVEAAWIGGPDDRLVVCTGGEPLLQLDAAAIAALHARGFMIAVESNGTLKAPEGVDWVCVSPKADAPMVQTSGQELKLVYPQDKAMPERFAALDFERFYLQPMDGPDRERNTQLAVAYCLSHPQWRLSVQTHKYLGLP; translated from the coding sequence ATGACCTACACCGTCAAGGAGATCTTCCTCACCCTGCAAGGCGAGGGCGGGCAGGCGGGCAAGGCGGCGGTGTTCTGCCGGTTCTCCGGCTGCAACCTGTGGAACGGCCGCGAGCAGGACCGCCACAAGGCCGTCTGCACCTTCTGCGACACCGACTTCGTGGGCACGGACGGCGAGGGCGGCGGCAAGTTCGCCACGGCCGACGCCCTGGCTGACGCGGTCGAGGCCGCCTGGATCGGCGGGCCGGACGACCGGCTGGTGGTCTGCACCGGCGGCGAGCCGCTGCTGCAGCTGGACGCGGCGGCCATCGCCGCCCTGCATGCCAGGGGCTTCATGATCGCCGTGGAGAGCAACGGCACGCTCAAAGCGCCCGAGGGCGTCGACTGGGTGTGCGTCAGCCCCAAGGCCGACGCCCCGATGGTCCAGACCTCGGGCCAGGAGCTGAAGCTGGTCTATCCGCAGGACAAGGCCATGCCGGAGCGCTTCGCGGCCCTGGATTTCGAGCGCTTCTACCTGCAGCCGATGGACGGTCCCGACCGCGAGCGGAACACCCAATTGGCCGTCGCCTATTGCCTTTCGCACCCACAATGGCGTTTAAGCGTCCAGACGCACAAATATCTCGGCCTGCCCTGA
- the queC gene encoding 7-cyano-7-deazaguanine synthase QueC, with product MSTPEVSTASGVSRADAALVLFSGGQDSSVCLAWALERYARVETVGFDYGQRHVIEMQARQAVRRQMAQRFPHWAERLGEDHVLDLTGFGAVAQSALTTDVAIEMTERGLPSTFVPGRNLVFLIYAAALADRRGLGALVGGMCETDFSGYPDCRRDTLDAMQAALNLGMDRDFVIETPLMKLTKAETWALAKTLGGEDLVDLIVVESHTCYQGDRGELHAWGHGCGECPACELRQRGYEEWDEAGREVLGG from the coding sequence ATGTCCACTCCTGAAGTTTCCACCGCGTCCGGCGTTTCGCGCGCCGACGCCGCCCTGGTGCTGTTCTCCGGCGGCCAGGACAGCAGCGTCTGCCTGGCCTGGGCCCTGGAGCGCTACGCCCGGGTCGAGACCGTCGGCTTCGACTACGGCCAGCGCCACGTGATCGAGATGCAGGCCCGCCAGGCCGTGCGCCGCCAGATGGCCCAGCGTTTTCCGCATTGGGCCGAGCGCCTGGGCGAGGACCACGTGCTGGACCTGACCGGCTTCGGCGCGGTGGCCCAGAGCGCCCTGACCACCGACGTCGCCATCGAGATGACCGAGCGCGGCCTGCCCTCGACCTTCGTGCCCGGCCGCAACCTGGTGTTCCTGATCTACGCCGCCGCCTTGGCCGACCGCCGGGGCCTGGGGGCGCTGGTCGGCGGCATGTGCGAGACCGACTTCTCGGGCTATCCCGACTGCCGCCGCGACACGCTGGACGCCATGCAGGCCGCCCTGAACCTGGGCATGGACCGCGACTTCGTCATCGAAACCCCGCTGATGAAGCTGACCAAGGCGGAGACCTGGGCCCTGGCCAAGACCCTGGGCGGCGAGGACCTGGTCGACCTTATCGTGGTCGAGAGCCACACCTGCTACCAGGGCGACCGCGGCGAACTGCACGCCTGGGGCCACGGCTGCGGCGAGTGCCCGGCCTGCGAGCTGAGGCAGCGGGGGTATGAAGAGTGGGATGAGGCGGGGCGGGAGGTGCTTGGTGGGTGA
- a CDS encoding TonB-dependent receptor → MSQSLRMRSLLAMGASVTVLAAVAAPAFAQQSDAKPAAQQGGGNVLEELVVTAQKKEEALQDVPIAVSAFSQDALEAQKIDGGPNLQQAIPNVTFAKGNFTNSFNFAIRGIGNKAVGVSTDGGVGVHENNAPLQTGNLFDAEFFDVERVEVLRGPQGTLYGRNATGGVVNIITAKPVDTFEANIRAEAGNYSTQKLRGMINVPILGDKLAVRVAGNWLKRDGFVTNTYNNHKVDDRDLYSTRVSVMFNPIESLRTNFMWEHFNEDDSRSRVGKQLCTKDNGPATVGGVPTGAARAFLTQGCLPASLYGDSAYGTVNTSGTLTGELGNLVGFTSGDANAGDTASRNLREIESLFDPIYRSKSDIYQFNLAYDLTENLTFTAMTSYSKGKVYTKLDYNRNVSTIPFNNTPFTPGGFFTDPQIGRTNLFTTLDISAGNSKQWSQEVRLQSNFDGPLNFNFGGIYFDYKTVTDYYVIGNSLTLSALALNFQNTGNPNCNPVTQPTTCIGIDTNATPDGSGHNYYDNRSPYHLKSNALFGELYWQANEKLKFTLGLRRTHDDKRLDVYDTVLLSPGIGLKQSTTTPQEKSVFNELTGRFGFDYKLSDDNLLYAFYSKGYKGGGSNPPAAAGSASVKPQFDPEFVNAFELGSKNTLAGGSLMLNATGFYYDYQGYQISKIVNRTSVNENVNATVWGMELESVWSPVRNLRLNANLGYLDTKIGKGVSSIDTMNRTLSNAAYSVVKAGPSLPNVAVGSNCVLTTSGVATVIALGQGGTLPFACGGPAVYQAFLQSRGASQAQAQGLAFGTGLYNYGAGYTIEGAATDLSGNQLPNSPHWTASAGAQYTWDFADGWSATLRGDYYHQSKQFTRVYNTAYDQLKSWNNANITLKIEKPDWGLQIDAYVKNLSNKTPITDAYTTDDSSGLFTNLITLEPRLYGVGVTKSF, encoded by the coding sequence ATGTCGCAATCTCTGCGTATGCGGAGCCTGCTGGCCATGGGCGCGTCCGTGACCGTGCTGGCCGCCGTCGCCGCTCCGGCCTTCGCCCAGCAATCCGACGCCAAGCCGGCCGCCCAGCAGGGCGGCGGCAACGTGCTGGAGGAACTGGTCGTCACCGCCCAGAAGAAGGAAGAAGCCCTGCAGGACGTGCCGATCGCGGTGTCGGCCTTCAGCCAGGACGCCCTTGAGGCGCAGAAGATCGACGGCGGCCCCAACCTGCAGCAGGCGATCCCCAACGTCACCTTCGCCAAGGGCAACTTCACCAACAGCTTCAACTTCGCGATCCGCGGCATCGGCAACAAGGCGGTCGGGGTGTCGACCGACGGCGGCGTCGGCGTCCACGAGAACAACGCCCCGCTTCAGACGGGCAACCTGTTCGACGCCGAGTTCTTCGACGTCGAACGCGTGGAAGTGCTGCGCGGCCCGCAGGGCACGCTGTACGGCCGCAACGCCACCGGCGGCGTGGTCAACATCATCACCGCCAAGCCGGTCGACACCTTCGAGGCCAACATCCGGGCCGAGGCCGGCAACTACAGCACCCAGAAGCTGCGCGGCATGATCAACGTGCCGATCCTGGGCGACAAGCTGGCCGTCCGCGTGGCCGGCAACTGGCTCAAGCGCGACGGCTTCGTCACCAACACCTACAACAATCACAAGGTCGATGACCGCGACCTGTACTCGACCCGCGTCTCGGTGATGTTCAATCCCATCGAGTCGCTGCGCACCAACTTCATGTGGGAGCATTTCAACGAGGACGACAGCCGCTCCCGCGTCGGCAAGCAGCTGTGCACCAAGGACAACGGCCCGGCCACCGTGGGCGGCGTGCCCACCGGGGCGGCCCGCGCCTTCCTGACCCAGGGCTGCCTGCCCGCCTCCCTGTACGGCGACAGCGCCTACGGCACGGTCAACACCTCCGGCACCCTGACCGGCGAACTGGGCAATCTGGTGGGCTTCACCAGCGGCGACGCCAACGCCGGCGACACCGCCAGCCGCAACCTGCGGGAAATCGAGTCGCTGTTCGATCCGATCTACCGCTCCAAGTCCGACATCTACCAGTTCAACCTGGCCTACGATCTGACCGAGAACCTGACCTTCACGGCCATGACCTCGTACAGCAAGGGCAAGGTCTATACGAAGCTGGACTACAACCGGAACGTCTCGACGATCCCGTTCAACAACACGCCCTTCACGCCCGGCGGCTTCTTCACCGACCCGCAGATCGGCCGGACCAACCTGTTCACCACCCTGGACATCTCGGCCGGGAACTCCAAGCAGTGGAGTCAGGAAGTCCGGCTGCAGTCGAACTTCGACGGTCCGCTGAACTTCAACTTCGGCGGCATCTATTTCGACTACAAGACCGTCACCGACTATTACGTGATCGGCAATTCGCTGACCTTGTCGGCCCTGGCGCTGAACTTCCAGAACACCGGCAACCCCAACTGCAACCCGGTCACCCAGCCGACCACCTGCATCGGCATCGACACCAACGCCACGCCGGACGGCAGCGGCCACAACTACTATGACAACCGCTCGCCCTATCACCTGAAGTCCAACGCCCTGTTCGGCGAGCTCTACTGGCAGGCCAACGAAAAGCTGAAGTTCACCCTGGGTCTGCGCCGCACCCACGACGACAAGCGGCTGGACGTCTATGACACCGTGCTGCTATCGCCGGGCATCGGCCTGAAGCAGAGCACCACCACGCCGCAGGAGAAGTCGGTCTTCAACGAACTGACCGGCCGCTTCGGCTTCGACTACAAGCTCAGCGACGACAACCTGCTCTACGCCTTCTATTCGAAGGGCTACAAGGGCGGCGGCTCGAACCCGCCGGCGGCCGCCGGCTCGGCCAGCGTCAAGCCGCAGTTCGATCCGGAGTTCGTCAACGCCTTCGAACTGGGCTCGAAGAACACCCTGGCCGGCGGCAGCCTGATGCTGAACGCCACCGGCTTCTACTACGACTACCAGGGCTATCAGATCTCCAAGATCGTCAACCGCACCTCGGTCAACGAGAACGTCAACGCCACGGTCTGGGGGATGGAGCTGGAATCGGTCTGGTCGCCGGTGCGCAACCTGCGGCTCAACGCCAATCTCGGCTACCTGGACACCAAGATCGGCAAGGGCGTGTCGTCGATCGACACCATGAACCGCACCCTGAGCAACGCGGCCTATTCCGTGGTCAAGGCGGGCCCGAGCCTGCCCAATGTCGCGGTGGGCTCCAACTGCGTGCTGACCACCAGCGGCGTGGCGACGGTCATCGCCCTGGGCCAGGGTGGGACCCTGCCGTTCGCCTGCGGCGGCCCCGCCGTCTATCAGGCCTTCCTGCAAAGCCGCGGCGCTTCGCAGGCCCAGGCCCAGGGCCTGGCCTTCGGCACCGGCCTCTACAACTACGGCGCCGGCTATACGATCGAAGGCGCGGCGACCGACCTGTCGGGCAACCAGCTGCCCAACTCGCCGCACTGGACCGCCTCGGCCGGCGCCCAGTACACCTGGGACTTCGCGGACGGCTGGTCGGCCACCCTGCGCGGCGACTACTACCACCAGAGCAAGCAGTTCACCCGCGTCTACAACACCGCCTACGACCAGCTGAAGTCGTGGAACAACGCCAACATCACGCTGAAGATCGAAAAGCCGGACTGGGGCCTGCAGATCGACGCCTACGTCAAGAACCTCAGCAACAAGACGCCGATCACCGACGCCTACACCACCGACGACAGCTCGGGCCTGTTCACCAACCTGATCACCCTGGAACCGCGCCTCTACGGCGTGGGCGTGACCAAGTCGTTCTAG
- a CDS encoding BlaI/MecI/CopY family transcriptional regulator, with product MKISSAESVVMEALWRRSPLTSEAIMAEVCAPQGWTEGTVKVLISRLLKKKAVGATPEGRRYLYSPLVSRKAYVGSESQGLLDRLFDGRLAPLVAHFSDSDKLSEQDVAELKALIEKIGK from the coding sequence ATGAAGATCAGTTCGGCGGAGAGCGTGGTGATGGAGGCGCTGTGGCGGCGCAGCCCCCTGACCTCGGAGGCGATCATGGCCGAGGTCTGTGCGCCCCAGGGCTGGACCGAGGGCACCGTGAAGGTGCTGATCAGCCGCCTGCTGAAGAAGAAGGCGGTCGGCGCGACTCCGGAGGGGCGGCGCTATCTCTATTCGCCGCTCGTCTCGCGCAAGGCCTATGTCGGCAGCGAGAGCCAGGGCCTGCTGGACCGCCTGTTCGACGGTCGACTGGCCCCGCTGGTGGCCCACTTCTCCGATAGCGACAAGCTGAGCGAGCAGGACGTCGCCGAGCTGAAGGCCCTGATCGAGAAGATCGGCAAATGA
- a CDS encoding M56 family metallopeptidase: MSGAVLSLLGRGQLALTIGLLLVLALRRPVRRAFGPAAAYSLWLAVPLCLLAGLLPALPPTGAMAPVVSLLADAARQARPIARQARQVSDLLLALWAAGAIGAAALFAMRQARFVRGLGRLVPSPSDPALLLGQHTGAGPLLLGALRPRIVAPADFDARFEGAARELVLAHERVHLARGDALVNALVVVARCLAWFNPLAHLAARRLRMDQEIACDAVVVERHPDARRLYAEALLSSALTPVSPPFGCYWPAAGPHPLKERLMMLQITSTTPYRKAFGAVLVGAVGLTAAGAVWAANPPKPTVAAPVWIQRPGGEDMARYYPKAAITAGVGAAKVVIDCGITGEGRLDNCRVRQEEPAQYGFGEATIQLASHFRMAANDLDGKPTAGGTVRIPVVFVRAPDLAPVSSDSPELAKPAPDSAS, from the coding sequence ATGAGCGGCGCGGTCCTGTCCCTGCTGGGGCGCGGCCAACTGGCCCTGACGATCGGGCTCCTGCTGGTCCTGGCCCTGCGGCGCCCGGTGCGCCGGGCGTTTGGCCCGGCGGCGGCCTATTCTTTGTGGCTGGCCGTTCCGCTGTGCCTGCTGGCCGGCCTGCTGCCCGCCCTGCCCCCTACCGGAGCCATGGCCCCGGTGGTCTCCCTGCTCGCCGACGCCGCCAGGCAGGCCAGGCCGATCGCGCGCCAGGCGCGGCAGGTGTCGGACCTTCTGCTGGCCTTGTGGGCGGCCGGCGCCATCGGGGCGGCGGCGCTGTTCGCCATGCGCCAGGCCCGTTTCGTCCGCGGCCTGGGTCGCCTGGTCCCGTCGCCCTCCGATCCCGCCCTGCTGTTGGGCCAGCACACCGGCGCCGGTCCGCTGCTGCTGGGCGCGTTGCGGCCCCGCATCGTCGCGCCCGCCGACTTCGACGCCCGCTTCGAGGGCGCGGCGCGCGAGCTCGTCCTGGCCCACGAGCGCGTGCACCTGGCGCGGGGCGACGCGCTCGTGAACGCCCTGGTCGTCGTCGCGCGGTGCCTGGCCTGGTTCAATCCCCTGGCGCACCTGGCCGCTCGGCGCCTGCGCATGGACCAGGAGATCGCTTGCGACGCGGTCGTGGTCGAACGTCATCCCGATGCTCGCCGTCTCTACGCCGAGGCCCTGCTGAGCAGCGCCCTGACCCCCGTTTCGCCGCCGTTCGGCTGCTACTGGCCCGCTGCGGGCCCCCATCCCCTGAAGGAGAGACTGATGATGCTGCAGATCACTTCGACGACTCCGTATCGCAAGGCGTTCGGCGCCGTGCTGGTGGGCGCGGTGGGCCTGACCGCCGCCGGCGCGGTCTGGGCCGCCAATCCGCCCAAGCCCACCGTCGCCGCGCCCGTCTGGATCCAGCGCCCCGGCGGCGAGGACATGGCGCGCTACTATCCGAAAGCGGCGATCACGGCCGGGGTCGGCGCCGCCAAGGTGGTGATCGACTGCGGGATCACCGGCGAGGGCCGCCTGGACAACTGTCGGGTCCGGCAAGAGGAGCCGGCGCAGTACGGCTTCGGCGAGGCCACGATCCAGCTCGCCAGCCATTTCCGGATGGCCGCCAACGATCTCGACGGCAAGCCGACGGCCGGCGGCACGGTCCGCATCCCGGTCGTGTTCGTCCGCGCCCCCGACCTGGCGCCGGTGAGTTCGGACTCGCCCGAGCTCGCCAAGCCGGCTCCAGATTCGGCGAGCTAG